Proteins encoded by one window of Eremothecium cymbalariae DBVPG#7215 chromosome 1, complete sequence:
- the PDR17 gene encoding phosphatidylinositol transporter (similar to Ashbya gossypii AFR660W) has protein sequence MGLFGKRNDQHVPKPADLIPCEQLIKSPPESYPKADGIPHITMEHHEKYLAVLSYFQNTNLTLPIKSGKKNDDADETQRLSSWEKFWLTRECMLRYLRATNWKVENAIKRLCNTLVWRREFGITGDITLENHLAPEVVEMESVTGKQVLLGYDRERRPIYMMKNGRQNTPASFAQVQHLVFFLEAAVALMPQGVELLALLIDYKHYKEPGIIGASAPPISLAKQVLNIIQDHYPERLGKAYFLNMPWYGWTFLKLVHPFIDPATRAKLAFDESLLKYIDEKQLEVNYGGKLDFSYNHELYWKDFIDEVQHRRESQYGRFMKFGAIVGLSEFDLKGDHFEVLYSPEYNPSE, from the coding sequence ATGGGATTATTTGGTAAGAGGAATGATCAGCATGTTCCGAAACCCGCTGACCTAATTCCATGCGAGCAGCTCATTAAAAGTCCACCTGAATCTTATCCTAAGGCTGATGGTATCCCGCACATCACAATGGAACACCATGAGAAGTATCTAGCAGTGTTAAGCTACTTTCAGAATACAAATCTAACGCTTCCGATAAAATCGGGCAAAAAAAATGACGATGCAGACGAGACTCAGCGATTGTCATCATGGGAGAAATTCTGGTTAACTCGAGAATGTATGCTTAGGTACCTTAGAGCGACTAATTGGAAGGTTGAAAATGCAATTAAGAGGCTCTGTAACACACTTGTATGGCGGAGAGAATTTGGCATCACTGGTGACATCACCCTGGAAAATCATTTAGCTCCGGAGGTTGTTGAAATGGAAAGTGTTACCGGGAAGCAAGTCTTGCTAGGATACGACCGTGAAAGAAGGCCAATTTATATGATGAAAAACGGGAGACAAAACACACCAGCGTCCTTCGCCCAGGTCCAACATTTAGTCTTTTTTCTGGAAGCAGCCGTCGCCCTTATGCCGCAAGGTGTTGAATTATTAGCTTTGCTGATAGACTATAAACATTACAAAGAACCTGGGATTATTGGTGCTAGCGCTCCACCCATCTCTCTTGCGAAACAAGTTCTCAACATTATCCAAGACCACTATCCGGAAAGACTTGGAAAAGCATACTTCTTGAACATGCCGTGGTACGGCTGGACCTTTCTAAAACTAGTACATCCATTCATAGACCCTGCTACCAGAGCCAAGCTGGCGTTTGATGAATCACTGCTAAAGTATATAGATGAAAAACAGTTAGAAGTTAACTACGGAGGTAAACTCGATTTCTCGTACAATCATGAGCTGTACTGGAAAGATTTTATTGACGAAGTGCAACATCGGAGAGAATCGCAGTATGGCAGGTTTATGAAATTTGGCGCAATTGTTGGGTTGAGTGAATTCGATTTAAAGGGAGACCATTTCGAGGTATTATACTCACCAGAATATAACCCTAGTGAATGA
- a CDS encoding uncharacterized protein (similar to Ashbya gossypii AFR661W), which yields MSSDKSGYIDLKRYCSKACSLQKRYFPCDRILARRILKCTINSTIALTLCLIPKVRELLGPEPALMPLIAVIVHPGRRTGAIIQSSMYVLTGLVTGLGYSLFARYLAQRCLGSTWSLLSDEQNYIENYDRYEAALAVLAVFEIFMLFFHGWMRAVSHHYFHIVFPLFVVVHFTFLAPLRQSAAEIARTFSIPFYLGIGMSVFWNLIIFPEFGTTYCGKTTVDTLNELHHFLNNAINFFISSDLQEESQSFYEKKPCSLARLVTLKNSINQKVSNCELVLDEGSYELSYSYLGASQLTDIIDKFKPLAMYATGLANACQLEFVLLKRQGRLFEDSESINVDTQKEITHADSKRLLAVLKTLRLPIFALHKTLNESLYISKIVLCDAYDVDFSHSKIPKSFKQESNIMPDLNFKQRLPKDFDFKGTLDKLKEAADAFDREFREQLADVSHELLSPSDEMFLISLFLINFKEIINSVILIMQEAQKIQGLRKERESKGWLRGKSFWFTALSNLENFKKWINRNSRLSGLTESATLQGVINNQSNVRGETATVRPQFEEQQLLRQQTAASVMFDDVDHRLPMSSNSYKQDAGIHSKAWTASFQHRLAAVSLKRICMQLMINMRESFKKNRERFRFGAQVTISLIVASFPMFIPKARHWYVDIRGSWVGFVCILCLEPNVGGTFWVFFLRGVGVIGGAAWAYVSYLAGGQNQQNPYLMVFVTIIGAVPGFYFLLGSAYIKAAIIHVISIYIVLLATVIPTSVGGTIAANFGKRCLAVAYGGGVALVAQTVIFPIKARDQLNDEISFVSGCIADLIMLLATGTERGSKFMISTESFERFSLVSSSAKSALSRADTYKGLARQEPRLKGRYTELEKVFTQIIFIQKQIIDLLDVMVLLRKNCGSILDDLNATIYPYRRQVIGSMVNMMRALQEAIINKTPLPHYLPSARISYRRLVNKVREILDVQYRNRMGVVAEHPNLNSDSDKSSIDSNDDDEGIVLRAKKRPTAQVSSFHAYVVKEKYLGWSATSSAAEEIIEYIEELLQLTKILVGVNEFKYGFLSRPLYSDWAAEAATGFDDFIKGTVSKVQKPSASDRKNFHASGNIRETDIDDHAVSSLEDQSLNVTEAPIQLTNSDDNISVASSRRIISDDTDPSLSKKYWRRAGSIDNESLRLQATKTLGEIESEFEDDTSDSEELPLALKRFVSRKK from the coding sequence ATGTCAAGCGATAAGTCTGGGTATATTGACTTAAAAAGATACTGTTCTAAAGCTTGCAGTTTGCAGAAACGATATTTTCCATGTGACCGTATTCTAGCTCGAAGGATTTTGAAATGCACGATTAACTCCACTATTGCTTTGACCCTTTGTTTGATACCCAAAGTAAGAGAACTGCTCGGGCCAGAGCCAGCACTAATGCCTCTTATTGCAGTCATAGTACATCCTGGAAGGCGTACCGGCGCCATTATACAGAGTTCTATGTACGTTCTAACAGGTTTAGTGACTGGGTTAGGATATTCACTTTTTGCAAGATATCTTGCGCAAAGATGCCTTGGTTCTACATGGAGTCTCCTGTCTGACGAACAAAACTATATTGAGAATTATGATCGATACGAAGCTGCGTTGGCTGTTTTAGCTGTGTTCGAAATATTTATGCTTTTCTTTCATGGTTGGATGAGAGCTGTCAGTCATCACTACTTTCATATCGTTTTTCCGTTATTCGTGGTGGTTCATTTTACGTTTCTGGCACCATTGCGCCAATCCGCTGCTGAGATTGCTAgaactttttcaataccCTTCTATCTTGGTATTGGAATGTCAGTATTCTGGAACTTAATAATATTCCCGGAATTTGGTACCACATATTGCGGTAAGACTACAGTAGACACCCTTAATGAGTTACACCACTTTTTGAACAATGCAATAAACTTCTTCATATCATCTGACCTTCAAGAAGAGTCTCAGTCTTTTTATGAGAAGAAACCTTGCTCTTTAGCAAGATTGGTGACACTTAAAAACTCAATTAATCAAAAGGTGAGCAACTGTGAACTAGTTCTCGATGAAGGTTCATATGAGCTATCTTACTCTTATTTGGGAGCATCTCAGTTAACTGATATAATAGATAAGTTCAAGCCATTGGCAATGTATGCAACAGGATTAGCAAATGCATGTCAATTGGAGTTCGTGCTGCTAAAAAGACAGGGTCGGTTATTTGAAGACTCCGAATCGATAAATGTTGATACACAAAAGGAAATAACTCATGCAGATTCCAAAAGACTTCTCGCTGTGCTAAAAACATTGAGGTTACCGATTTTCGCATTGCACAAGACTCTAAATGAATCGCTCtatatttcaaagattgTACTTTGCGATGCTTATGATGTAGATTTCAGTCATTCGAAGATCCCAAAGAGTTTTAAACAAGAGAGTAATATTATGCCAGATTTGAACTTCAAACAAAGGTTACCCAAGGATTTCGATTTTAAAGGAACCCTAgacaaattaaaagaagCAGCCGATGCATTCGATCGAGAATTTCGTGAGCAATTGGCTGATGTCAGTCACGAGCTTTTAAGCCCATCAGATGAAATGTTCCTAAtatctttgtttttaattaattttaagGAAATAATCAATTCTGTTATCTTGATCATGCAGGAGGCACAAAAGATACAGGGCCTTAGAAAAGAGAGGGAATCTAAAGGTTGGCTCCGCGGCAAATCATTCTGGTTTACTGCCCTTAGTAACCTTGAGAACTTTAAGAAATGGATAAATCGCAATTCACGTTTGAGTGGTTTGACTGAAAGTGCAACTTTACAAGGTGTCATCAACAACCAATCTAATGTCCGCGGTGAAACAGCCACCGTTCGACCTCAATTTGAGGAACAGCAGCTACTTCGTCAACAGACTGCCGCCTCTGTTATGTTCGACGATGTAGATCATCGCTTGCCTATGAGCAGTAATTCATATAAACAAGATGCTGGTATACATTCTAAGGCATGGactgcttcttttcaacataGACTAGCAGCTGTTTCTTTAAAGCGTATATGCATGCAACTTATGATCAACATGCGGGAGTcgtttaaaaaaaatcgaGAACGGTTTCGGTTTGGGGCCCAGGTAACTATTTCCTTGATTGTTGCGTCATTTCCAATGTTCATACCAAAGGCACGTCACTGGTATGTTGATATACGTGGCTCCTGGGTGGGTTTTGTCTGCATATTATGTCTCGAGCCTAATGTCGGCGGTACCTTCTGGGTATTCTTCTTGCGTGGTGTTGGGGTAATAGGTGGTGCTGCTTGGGCATATGTATCATACCTTGCTGGTGGTCAGAACCAGCAAAACCCATATTTGATGGTGTTTGTCACTATTATCGGTGCCGTTCCTGGATTCTATTTTCTGTTGGGCTCTGCATATATTAAGGCTGCCATTATTCATGTCATCAGCATCTATATTGTGCTTTTAGCCACCGTTATACCGACTTCGGTTGGTGGAACTATTGCTGCCAACTTTGGTAAAAGGTGCCTTGCCGTTGCATATGGTGGAGGTGTTGCGTTGGTTGCACAAACAGTTATATTTCCTATCAAGGCACGCGATCAACTGAACGATGAGATTTCATTTGTATCTGGATGCATTGCAGATTTGATCATGTTGCTTGCAACCGGTACAGAAAGGGGTTCGAAGTTTATGATTTCAACTGAAAGTTTTGAACGTTTCTCGTTGGTTTCATCAAGTGCGAAGTCCGCGTTGAGCCGCGCTGACACTTATAAAGGATTAGCAAGGCAAGAGCCTAGACTAAAAGGTAGGTACACAGAACTTGAGAAGGTATTCACTCAAATAATTttcatccaaaaacaaataattGATCTTTTAGATGTCATGGTGTTATTGCGCAAAAACTGTGGAAGTATCCTCGATGATTTGAATGCGACTATCTATCCATACAGAAGACAAGTTATTGGATCCATGGTAAACATGATGAGAGCATTGCAAGAGGCCATTATAAATAAGACACCATTACCGCATTATTTACCTAGTGCCAGAATCTCATATCGAAGATTGGTAAACAAAGTTCGTGAAATCTTGGATGTGCAGTACAGGAATCGTATGGGTGTAGTGGCTGAGCATccaaatttaaattcaGACAGTGATAAATCTAGCATCGATAGCaacgatgacgatgaggGAATTGTATTGAGAGCTAAAAAAAGACCCACTGCTCAAGTATCTTCATTCCACGCCTATGTCGTAAAAGAAAAGTATCTTGGCTGGAGCGCAACCAGTTCAGCTGCAGAAGAGATTATAGAATATATCGAGGAATTACTACAATTAACAAAGATTCTAGTTGGCGTAAACGAATTCAAATATGGGTTTTTATCCCGTCCCTTATATAGCGACTGGGCTGCGGAAGCAGCAACAGGTTTTGACGACTTTATCAAAGGAACTGTGTCAAAAGTTCAGAAACCTTCTGCTTCAGATAGAAAGAATTTCCACGCTAGCGGAAACATAAGGGAGACTGATATTGATGACCATGCTGTCAGCTCTTTAGAAGATCAATCCTTAAATGTGACTGAGGCACCTATTCA
- a CDS encoding U2-type spliceosomal complex subunit CWC23 (similar to Ashbya gossypii AFR659W) → MATVERSIDSDINLYDELQIAILSKEDLNNVSISQLRKQYRQMALKYHPDKSTAPNAQEKFLKIKLAFDVLSDSDSRKRYNQWFQKRHFGDEHRRLQIKRLKQREAQQKSLDIVDPSELQRIQEYGQHLRKLLHFKQPYGDWKNVHFESRDTRHTLRESCTLRIALKQNATTRNKQTMKQLFKDANFPVVDMFFSSRNVETDDEHVLYTVMHDLAATTDLLNNWTEKDTLKSYISGIRPYVNVEYFHFEGTVKLDSSIMDKVGIDPQVIV, encoded by the coding sequence ATGGCAACGGTAGAAAGATCGATAGATTCAGATATCAACCTCTATGATGAATTACAGATAGCCATTCTCTCGAAGGAAGATTTGAACAATGTCTCTATCTCCCAGCTCAGGAAACAATATAGACAGATGGCACTAAAGTACCATCCAGATAAAAGTACAGCACCCAATGCGCAAGAAAAGTTCCTCAAGATTAAGCTGGCTTTTGACGTTCTATCGGATTCCGATTCCAGAAAAAGGTATAACCAGTGGTTCCAAAAACGTCATTTTGGTGATGAGCATAGAAGGTTGCAGATCAAAAGGCTGAAGCAAAGAGAAGCACAACAAAAATCACTAGATATAGTTGATCCAAGTGAACTTCAGCGTATTCAAGAATATGGACAGCACCTAAGAAAACTTCTCCACTTCAAACAGCCATACGGTGACTGGAAGAATGTTCATTTTgagtcacgtgatacaCGTCATACACTAAGAGAATCATGTACCTTACGTATCGCCTTGAAACAGAACGCAACGACAAGAAACAAACAGACAATGAAACAGCTATTCAAGGATGCCAATTTTCCAGTTGTAGATATGTTTTTCTCGTCAAGAAACGTTGAAACCGACGATGAACATGTGCTCTACACGGTCATGCACGATTTGGCTGCTACAACTGACTTATTAAATAATTGGACCGAGAAAGACACACTAAAAAGCTATATATCTGGCATAAGGCCATACGTGAATGTGGAATACTTCCATTTCGAAGGTACTGTTAAACTGGATAGCTCAATTATGGATAAGGTGGGCATAGATCCTCAGGTAATCGTGTAA
- the YIF1 gene encoding protein transporter YIF1 (similar to Ashbya gossypii AFR658W), translated as MSYNPYYLQQDSSHESFTQGQNPNQFQKSAQAPHYQMFSQQPLNQQQGFPGFADPRASMALQFGQNALNQFIGSDNLNQFQETVQKATGGTPISHYFQVSNSYVFQKLKIMLAPMLHRQWQRIPDANGTFQPPRNDINSPDMYIPLMGLVTYILAWNVEQGLHGSFDPENLYFKLSSTLAYIVLDLGILKLGLYLLVPVNSKVTTLIELSCYVGYKFVPLIFAMMLPRRPIWITILGKVYLFLAFGIFLLRSVKFNLFDDGTDNVNTVKKSVVKKCNYFLFFYGVVLQSVFMWLMG; from the coding sequence ATGTCTTATAATCCATACTATCTACAGCAAGATTCTTCTCATGAGAGTTTCACTCAGGGTCAAAATCCAAATCAGTTCCAGAAGTCAGCCCAGGCTCCTCATTACCAGATGTTTTCTCAGCAACCACTGAATCAACAGCAGGGCTTCCCCGGGTTTGCAGACCCTAGAGCATCCATGGCACTCCAATTTGGACAGAATGCGTTGAATCAATTTATTGGATCTGATAATTTGAACCAATTTCAGGAAACGGTACAAAAAGCGACGGGCGGTACACCCATTAGTCATTATTTCCAAGTTTCGAACTCCTATGTCTTccagaagttgaaaataatGCTTGCACCAATGCTGCATAGACAATGGCAACGTATCCCTGATGCTAATGGGACGTTCCAGCCTCCAAGGAATGATATAAACTCTCCTGACATGTATATTCCGTTAATGGGATTGGTAACGTATATTTTGGCATGGAATGTCGAACAGGGTCTACATGGCTCTTTTGACCCTGAAAATTTATATTTCAAGCTATCATCCACTTTGGCATATATCGTCTTGGATCTAGGAATCTTGAAACTAGGCCTTTATTTACTGGTCCCTGTGAATTCGAAGGTCACTACATTGATTGAGCTGTCATGCTATGTGGGTTACAAATTTGTACCATTAATATTCGCTATGATGTTACCGAGACGCCCGATATGGATAACCATACTAGGAAAAGTCTATCTATTTCTGGCATTTGGCATCTTTCTCCTAAGGTCTGTGAAGTTCAACCTTTTTGATGACGGTACAGACAATGTTAATACCGTTAAGAAATCTGTTGTTAAGAAATGCAActactttttatttttttatggCGTTGTCTTGCAAAGTGTCTTCATGTGGTTGATGGGGTGA